A genomic stretch from Flavobacterium nitratireducens includes:
- a CDS encoding MarR family winged helix-turn-helix transcriptional regulator produces MKDKSIDYILRATWQSIARMYNEEAAKYGATMATGFALLSIDKEKGTPSTALGPKMGMEPTSLTRTLKSMEEKGLIIKKKNPNDGRGVLIYLTDFGKEKRELSKNTVIHFNETIRKRFSEEQWDNFIEIAITINQLIQDKEIFSQCEKNNSEKS; encoded by the coding sequence ATGAAAGACAAATCAATCGACTATATATTACGTGCTACTTGGCAATCCATTGCGAGAATGTACAATGAAGAAGCTGCAAAATATGGAGCTACAATGGCAACAGGATTTGCCTTGTTAAGTATTGATAAAGAAAAAGGAACTCCTTCAACTGCTTTAGGCCCTAAAATGGGAATGGAACCTACCAGTTTAACCCGTACGCTAAAATCGATGGAAGAAAAAGGCTTAATCATTAAAAAGAAAAACCCTAATGATGGCCGAGGTGTATTAATATATCTAACCGATTTTGGAAAAGAAAAAAGGGAGTTATCTAAGAATACTGTTATTCATTTTAACGAAACTATTAGAAAACGTTTTAGTGAAGAACAATGGGATAATTTCATTGAAATCGCCATAACTATCAATCAATTAATACAAGACAAAGAGATTTTTAGTCAATGTGAAAAGAATAACAGTGAAAAATCATAG